DNA from Eucalyptus grandis isolate ANBG69807.140 chromosome 5, ASM1654582v1, whole genome shotgun sequence:
acttaaaaaaaaactaaaaaagaaattagaaaatcaaaaatcaaaatattcaaaaaaatttgcatgagcatataggacattaaggtttaatataatagacacgtaggtttaattaatcaaatttttaggattatatttctaggattgcatttttagtaatatttttaggactgcatttttagatgttttaaaagaaatgagttaggattagacttaaatagccttttttagagtcttagatataattggcacattttcatattctcatcctctttttaaaatataaaaaaataataaaaatagttttctaagacataatagggtttaagtcaaattaatcccaaaaaGGATTAGAAAATTGCTTTAGATGGctcaattagggtttttattagttttgagtttcaacaaaaaaatacaaaaatacaaaaatctaggtgcatgttaattagttgcataatatgatcatttaattagaatttattagtaaagttaggtcataaggtgcataataactagtttgcataatagacccatttaattagaatttctacattaataagattaagtcatttagtgttaaaatgcattttaatttttaagaaaatcccaaaagaaatgattgcttgctttgtgtgatgcgatttattatttgaatgttttaaataatggatgagcatccgtgtggtcaccacatttgcatgatagtaatttaggttaaaataaatcagctgcttgcaaaaaaaacattttgaaaaaaattaaaaaaagaaatggtaccgaaagggtattataaaattctagtgtaactaagttcccgtacccttagtctctggtttgtaggagtaaaataaatctccgtttattttacttaggtgtctaatcgacctaccataaaccgattagtggcgactcctaattaataACTTTTTGCATGTTAAATGTTTGAACCTTAGGTCGCGAATtcgtatgggcttgggagagcccgaggtAAGTCTAAAAGCTTAgcagtccattaacctagttttaggtggtgaagcCGCAAAAATTAGGTCGCAACATTGATCTTATATACCCACTTACATTCAATTGGTTTGCGATGTGCAGGTAGTGGCACAATGTCCCAAGTATGATTCTCCATCAAGGCATGTAATTCAGACTCCATGGCCTTCTGCCAACGAGGATCAGTATTTGCCTCGTTATAACTAGAAGGCTCTTGTTCTTTAGAAATACGACTTATACAACATAGATGTTCTGGAGATAACATATCAAATGAAATATAAGACAAGATAGGATAGCGGGTACTTAATGATCTTGAAGAACCacatatataatcttttgtccAAGTAGGTGGACGAGTAGTCCAACTAGAACGCCTCGCTGGCTCTTGTTGTGTCAAGGATGATTCTTCCCTAATGCTTTCTTCTAGAAGATTCCTCAATTGTGTTGGCTCTTCTACAGGAGTCATTTCAATGGAGTCTTCAATAACATTCTCAACAGGAGGAGGTATACCAAGCAATACACCAGCTAATCCTGGAGGAGAAGTAATAATGAATGTTTCGCTAGAAGATAAATTCTC
Protein-coding regions in this window:
- the LOC120293723 gene encoding uncharacterized protein LOC120293723, whose amino-acid sequence is MGHRDKMAPHARRCIFMGYPTLQKGYRLYAPSTGDFFVSRDVVFHEDIFPFSNATFLYEDEKSRNRQFLLEENLSSSETFIITSPPGLAGVLLGIPPPVENVIEDSIEMTPVEEPTQLRNLLEESIREESSLTQQEPARRSSWTTRPPTWTKDYICGSSRSLSTRYPILSYISFDMLSPEHLCCISRISKEQEPSSYNEANTDPRWQKAMESELHALMENHTWDIVPLPAHRKPIECTGVELSSERARGRCGSQVAAQRCSRVLVRGAGADVEAETDGDEDGLQWQWVTGIVGRRGTNGRARADTGRASSEVVVAGLGFKAALAW